Within Populus trichocarpa isolate Nisqually-1 chromosome 6, P.trichocarpa_v4.1, whole genome shotgun sequence, the genomic segment ATTTAAGAGATTAATTCACGACCTAGTTAATAACCTTGTATATATAGTCTTTTGCTGAGgatataatttgaattgaatataGAACTCGTTTAACCAGAAGGACTTGCAGATGACATATTCATTCCTCCCTCATCGATCTATCTGCCTTTTTCTCAAGCAAGAAATTTCTCTGtgattaatgaattttatcATGTTACATTAGactaattttatcatattatattagattaattagtAGATTCAAACTCGAGATTTTCTTAGTACATAGAAAATTATATCTTCCgagttataatttattaacagaTAATGACTTCTACCGTAAAGTTATAGCATCAACACCATATATAGCtatgattaatattattatctatGTTGTAATTaataagctatatataaattcatcatATTATTCCTAACGTATATTAACTCGATGAGAgtgatgaatttttaaaatcgTCTGATGAGTTTCGATTGATGTGCAatgagaataaataaaaaaaaacttcgttACTATAATAAGTGTggtattaaataaagaaaaaaaaactatataaattaaagaaatatccGTACTAAACAAATATATgggctaaaaaagaaaataatgttaaaaatacaataattgaACTTGTAAAACAAACGATCACATTACACCTCAGGAATCATCCTTGATCATGAATCCCGAACAAGAGAGATATGGTGTCATTGTGTCAGCAACCCCCACAGCCACCCCCGCCTccaccacccccacccccacccccatcACCACCCCCATCGCCACCCCCACCCCCATcgccacccccacccccacccccacccccaccatcatcaccatcacccCCATCATCACTATCATCACTATCATCACCACCACCCCCATCCCCACCACCCCCATCCCCACCATCATCACCATTACCATCACCACAACCACAGGTGCTGTTGAGCCTACCACCAACTCCTAGTAACTTCAAAAGAACACAGAAAGCAAATAGTGAGCACACAAGTATAAGAAAGATCTCCCAAGGTTCCACCATTTCtgtctttctttcctttctcttctttatgcacttaaaataattaattatacacaCATAGTTACGGCTCCTTTTATAGATTATAGTTGTGCATGGCAGAGAAGTTAGCCCATTCTTCTTTAGTACTTGAAAACAATTACGTGTCCAGATTAAACCCGCGGTTTGACAAGTCTTATCGTTTATTATgtgaaaattcaaatcaaaattagCGTCTGATTTTCCAGGTGATTGAATGATTGATGGGCTAGCTTACTTGTTAGAGGAGAACACGCTTTCCAGTACAATTGAATTTCCTTGAAAATCAGTTAGCCAAATACTCTAAGCATcaccaagaaaaagaagattccatgttttcctttcaaatttgcCCCATTGGAAATGAAAAATTGTGCATTATATATACAGACGACGCATACGTACCGTGACAAACCAAAACATAAGAACCATGAATATAAGTGTtgaatatgatatatatatataaaaggatttATGAGCTAGTAGTGTAGTGGATGAAATTTATGACATATTCGAGCTTAATTTGGCATCATAAATGAAAGCCTTAGAGAATGCGTAGATTGGACAAATAGGATGAATTGAGAGATGAAGaagtaaaattgataaaatctaaaaggtttcaaactcaatttataATGGTTTAGGGCTAGATTGAGGGctttttctatgaaaaaaaaaaagggtatgaTCTCGGCTATGAATTGGGTTGGGAAAATGAGTTAAACCCATACGGTCCTATCGGCCTCCGGAATAATTTTGCTAATTGACTAATACTGTCTTCTACGTTGCAAACTTAACggtcaatttcattttcttgtttcttgcgaaatcattttattacacgctaatATCTGAGCctcaaaaaattgaaatcaacaTAAACCAAAAACTTTTCTCGCGAGCAAATCTACTACCTCaagcaagaaaaaggaaaaaaaaattataagtaaaacTTTCTTTATCAAATGAAATTCATTGACAACAATATCAACTATTTTTATGGCTGGAATTGTTGTTTATGAAGACTTTTTCCCTCTATACTAGAATCCAGCAagcctctcttttctctcatataaaagaactaaaaagtaagggaaataaaatttgatattaaaattgaattttttacatCTAAAGGGACTTGTCacctaataactaaaaaatatacggggattaaaataaacttttcaaataaaatttgaagccATCCCCTATTTTCCCCGCTCTTTTTACTTTTATCCTCTATCTTTTAATCCAACCCTTTCTTCCAAAGGAATAAGCAATTGAGTGCTAATttgagctaaaaaaatattcaattgtgCAAAACAAAAGATCAAGGACcgaactgaaaattaaaaaaaaattattatttcaatccaGAATTTATATatgagaaaattaacaatacatTTCAACAGTAAAAACACCTCAGGTCTtggttttctttataattataataattataatgaaacaaGACATCAATGTTGTAGTATATGTTGATATCTACGTGAAAGTATCAAATAGTACATGAGGATTCATGATTTGGTTGCGGCAAAAGTTGTCGTCTGATTTTATTCTAATAGAACGATTCAGTTCCATGCCATTTCATGCAGCCTACAGCACCCTTGACCCCACTAAATGTTTAATCAAAAGTTGACTCGAATCATTAGGCGGTTAATCTGTTTATCTTATAAAGTTGAATCAACACTTGCTGTTCCTTCacccttcttttgtttttttttttttacgtgttGCTGAGTTGGTGTCAACGTGAGTCCATCAACACAATCATCTCAAATTTGGTATctcggggtttttttttttttttttcctttttgctaTCCTtccataaatcataaaataatgtcTTAACTAAGACTTCAAGAAGAATTGAAGAGGTCTTTGTCCCAAAATACGAGGGGGGGAGAGAGTTGAGGATGTCCAAGAGATTGTTTTCGGGCAAGTCAGGTTATCAATAGAGTGAGCATAATCACTACGGTGAAGCAAACATATAATCACGTTGTAAAGCTAGGGAGGGAACCTGCCACACGTCcaaatttttataatactatGTTGACAGTATATGCTAGTTTTGAGAAAGATGATCATTCCGGGAATGGGAGGAAAACACAGAAAATCCAGTTGAGTGCCATTTGCACTTCGGTGTAGAAGAGAGCAAACGGATCCAATTATAAACAGCTCAAGTGATTTTCCCTCGTCCAGATGTAGTAAACTCTTTCCCATTACATATCGTTGAAGTTTTACTCAGATCCTGGGCTGGCTTCTTCtgtaaaggaaaataatttgtttgataCACATAAGCAACCAAGAGTGTCGGAAAGAATCCATAGCTTCTATCCGACCTCCCTCCTTGTGCCATGTCCCTGATTAGCACTTGCCACGCTGAATAGCATCTCTGGTTCGCTCAGTTCCAGAATTTCAGTAACTCAAAGTGGTGGGTTGCAATGACAGGAACGATCTGGTATGAACAAATTTCACCCCCGGACAACTGATTGATGTAGATCAAGAAGCTACAATTGCATCAGTTGAAAATGGACAATCGGTAGATAACAACTCATTTCGATAGAAACTACTTCAGACACATTTCATAACAACATAGAACCCTTGAAATCAAGTTGGGCATTAAGACTTCATCCAAGAATTCTAAATGCCAacctttttccctttctttctagGTTTCTTCTAATATGGACTGTTCACTTTACAGAAAGAAGTCCTGACAATTTACATGACATATTGGAGATATGTAAACATTAGCAGCCTTAGCCTGAGAATTTCCAGTCCAGTCAGAGAAAATTGCTCTGTAGCAACAGAAACAGCTAAAACCCCAGAATAAAGTAAGCTATGTAAGCCCCGAAATGAAGAAATAATCCCTGCACAAAAGCAAACCTGTTGTTACTATGAAAGTTCGTAAATAATTAACATGATAGATAAAAAGCAACTGCTGGCTTCAGCATTCCCCATGGAAAGGATATTTTACAGTAAAACCACCTCTACAAGCAGCAATGATGGTGGCCTTGAACTAGTAATACGACATTTTTAATGTAGCAGCAATAATAGCACATTTTTACTTACACATGCAAAGAAAATAAACGCCCCAGATTCAAAGATATGAACCAACACAGGTTTACTTACAGGCCACAAGCTACAGCTCACTGTAATTGCGCCAAACTGCACGAAACTCCTCACGAAATGTGTTCAGACGAGCTTTCAGGTTAGGTGTTCGGAAACTTGCATGTAGGATGGTGgctgagaaagaaaaggagagaataaagaaaagagaacatgAAATTCTAAAGAGAGTGTGAAAGATACAAGTAAAAAGAAACGAACCGAGAAGTCCAATGGCAAGTGCCCATAGAACAGTCAAGAGACCACAGGAGACATACCAAAGGGTGAAACTCACTGCAGAACATGGGAAGTAGAAAGCAAATACAATCAGTTACCAGTAAATGCTACTTGGTTCACAACAGTTTTATATTGCTTTGAAAGGGGAAAAAGATGCGGGAAGGTATTAAAGTaccaaaagaaaatatcatGACAAAGAACCAGCGAGGCCGACCACATATGTAAATTGCTCTTTTCGCTGATGGTCGTCCACGAATACCAGGTCTGTCAAAGCTAAAAAGTGAATAAAACAGCAAACTAGATGCTACATGAAACAATATAAACAAAAGGACCTACGTCAGAGGAGGTCTCATTTTTGCCGCTAAATGTGGAGAGAATTGCCTCACAGTTCTCATTACCTTCTCGCTAAAAGTACCTGCAAAGCTGTAAAGAAAAATTCTCAACAATCatgaaagggaaaaagaaagcaagaacagaTGATAACCAAAAAAGATGCCGATATGCTTGCAAGGGTGAAACAGCAATGAGAAATGAGAATTAGATAGCAACCAAAATGTTCCTCACACTTACCAGATCCGGTGTTGCCAATGTGACTAAAAGTACTACATCAATAAAGCCTCATGCCTACCATGAAAATCAGGCTGGGAGAAAGGAAATGCctagttgtttttgttaaacCTTGGACAtaagtttttataataataataataagcaaaTCCCTAGCCTGTTTCAATATAGGCCCCTTATAAGCTCTACATTCATTCTATAGTACACCAAAATGATGTGGCAaatttggatttgaattttgGCTAAGATATTGGATCTAGTAAAACTAAGGAACTTTGCTATTAGTGACTATGTTGCTCATCATGACTCTTGATCGCAGTGGTAATTCAGAACTACATTTTGCAGTGACAAAGGTATTCTGTCTACTTTTCAGGGCAGACAATGGACTGCTGGAATGACACTTTTAGCCACATAAACACAGTTTGTGTTCTTATAGGTGATATGTGCGATGATGTCACTATAACAAGCTACATATAAGATGTTCAAACATTCTATTGTACATGTTACTAGTCCAGGCCCTCCAGGGGGCCACATGATTGCATCACTTACATAGTCTGTAAGTCAGAACTTCTTAAATGCCACTCACTTGTAATCTTTCAACATTCCCATTCTATGTCTCTTTAAGTCCACACATGCAATGTGAAATGCGATCCCCATTACAAGCAGTGAATGAGCCTCAAATCCTCCACTTCCTGATTGCATCATTCAATACCCACCAGACAACAAAGTAATGCTGCTGGAGATCACAATTAGGATTCACAATCTGAGAGATTTTACAGCCTTGGACCATTCTTCTATCGCCAACTTGGTTAGTCCAATGTATTTAATTGGAATTTGGACCAATCATGCAGGGCCCATCTcagtacaaataaaaaacacaactcACAATTCTACATGTGCTCTCCATCagtccttttcttctctcttgagACCATCTTGCTAACTTGAAGAAATTTGAACTATACATTGAATGCAAAGACATAATCTTTCTTTCTACTATCTATACAAGCACATCTAAACTGAATCGGGCCATCTCTTAAAGACTTAAGTGGGATTATAAGCTATATAAAACCAAATCAGAGGGTTTCTTCAATCTCATCAGAATCATGTGATAATTTTCAGTGGAGTTGTGGATTGCTAGATAATATATTAATGATGTGAAAATAATGATGTTTGACAATAGTTAGACTTGCACTTTTTTCTAGTGTTTCTCAAATTGCTAAGTGTGTATTAAACCAACATTGACAAGAATAGATTATAGATTATCCTACATGGCCTTTTGTCTGTCTCTCTATCAGCATTTCATGTTACATAGCATACAGTAGCGCAAACTCTTTACAGCCATTAgaaagaaagccaaaaaaaaggaagatgGTGAGAGGGAATGGATGAAATGACCTTGCatgtggaatttttttttttttttctggttacaTAGGTGAGGTTCGAAAAAGAGACCTCTTAGAGGGAGAGGAGACACTAATACCAGTTGAGCTACAGCTCACTGGCTGCATGTAGAATTATTGATTTGCGTTAAGTCAACACATTACGTTTTCTATTCCCCCAATCAAATAAATTGGTGCTCACGGAGCTAGTAATAGGACGATCCCCGACAATCAGATAGATCTCTTAAACTAAACCAAAGAAGTCTTTGGACACGTcatgaaacaaaataaagagcTCATGCACATTCATAACAGTATTATAGATCAGCAAACTTGTATGAAAATTTATCACATGCTTGTTTGCAAATGTTTCCAAGTTAATTGCAATACAGGAAGAAATGTTGCTCACTAACATTTGGGATTCCAGATCTGGGGATGGAAATTGACCTTGTTTTTCAGGCCCTGTCCCATTAATTGCGGGCACAGAGATACCATTAGTCCGTGATGAACTGCGACTGGGGGCAAGGGTGAGTTTATTCAGGATCCCTGCTGCAGCCCCACTCCATTTAATTATTAGCTGGGAAATAACCCTTTTACCCAATTTATCTTACCCAAGCCTTTAACAGGCAGCATTTCATGTCAATTCTGTGCCACCCTAGAAATATTGATCTCTCTGAGATTAAGTGCACACGCTCATTTCCATAATGACgggaaaaatacaaaaatgaatTCCGACACGCACACACATAAAGAGGTCCGAAGCAACCTACCTATCATTCATAAATGCAATGGAAAGTGCTGTTAAAAGAGCAGCGACAATAGCAAGTGGCCTCCTAAGGAATCCCAGTCCTGTAGTAACAATAATATGCAAAATTAGACACAAACAATATTCATAACAGCACCGTCTCCTTCCTTACCCATAATGAGAATCATCATAATGAAGTAATTCGTCCTGTAActgcaaacaaataaaaaaaaattatctacgATAACAGCAATCGCCattcaaattaaagcaaaaaaaaattaagattaatagaaaaaaaaatgacaagattATTTGGATAATAGGGATTGAAATGGAGAGAACATACTAGTAGAGATTACATTTGAGGCGGCTGTTCCATTTGGAGGAGGATTTAGGGAGAGTAAATCTAGAGAAGAACTCAGAGAGAGGTCGAGGTGGAGATGACCAGTCAACTTCTCGAAGCGCATCGATCAGATCTTCTGCCGTTACATTTCCCCAATCCATTACTATTACAAAACCGTAGAAGAAGGAAAAGTAGCAGTAAAGAAACGAAGATGACGAAGAAAGGCACTGATTTTTAGGAGATGAAGAGGAAAGTTCGAAAGctagagagaggagagagatcaATCTTTCTTTCTCAAAAGTGTTGACGTTACGTGTGCGTTTTGCGACGCGAGGCAGCCAATGAAAttgattctctttttttctcctgtGGAAAAAGGCAAAAGATGGAGTGAATGTCTGAGCCCGGGTTCGAACCGGGGACCTTTAGTGTGTGAGACTAACGTGATAACCAACTACACCACCCAGACGTTTTACTTTGTAAATTCCTAACCttatatttgtatataaatagttgataaaaatggaaaatgtttttttccctccatTTAAAGTctggaaaaattgaaaaaatgttcTAAGAAGAATATTttcctattttaaaaataaaagtagagatgaaactatttaaaataataatttatactaGTCTTGGTAGTATTCACTCCCAAATTACCTTAAAATTTCTCTATAATAACCATCtgaattttctattatttatggTACTTTAactaaactatttttaatttattttattttatgcgatattgttaataaaatgtACACAAAAATTGTATATTATGgatgtaacttttttttttatcctactattgacttttctttataaagctGGTTATTCGGGTAAAAACAGTTACATTAATGTTATTAACTTCTGTGAAATATAATTTCGATGACATGATagcaaataaaacatatatatttatgaggtgctttaatatttttcatgtaaaatccATAATCCATACAATTGAGTAGTCCAAAATACCCCTATTACATTAATatagtataattataattataattataaaatatattgattgaTAACTACCTTTTACTATAGCCCTAGATGTATTGTTCTCGTCACTAAAACGAAACATTGATTGGAAAAAATTCACTTTGATCTTtggagtttttgttttgttataacTTGGTCCATGAAATTTCAAGGTTTTATGTTTTAGttctacaaatttattttcatcactTTTCATATcctgaattataaaaaaaaattagcgaTGAAAGAAAGAATTCAGTTAGCCACATtatgaaaatagaaatgaaCAATGTTGATATTAATTGATTTGTCTTAGAGATGGAAGTTTAATGATGGAGTTTTCCATCAACCATGGGGGATTGATTGAATCctgtaaaaacaatttagatttaatttatttttttttgtttttttgggtgcTTTTAGGATATTTTGGGGTtagaaatagatttatttaggtttctattaagaatattttttaaaaaattataataggctaaaaattaagctttaaaGTTAAAACCACTTAGCACTAATTTTTCAATGACAGAAGATGAGGTGTCATTTtccacaaattatttttttaggggtgatcattttcggttcggttcggttttaaaaaaaataattaaatcaaaatttaaaaaaaaatgaaaccaaaccgaaaccggttcaaaccgacagatttcggtttggttcagtttggaatccggttcaaaccggtttgactccgtttttttggttttggatcgttttttttgtttgactcggtttttttccggtttggcttggttttggctcagtttttttctggttttttttgtttgggttcggttctgtttttttagttccaggcttataaaaccgaaaccgaaccgaaccagtcggttttttcaaaattctaattggttttttttcgcgaatcggttttttcggttatttttttctcggttttctcggtttaatcaggttttcaatttttttactcacccctcttttttttttttacattgaatgggttgaaaaattattatagtaGATGATATGTCATACGTTACAAGGTTTTTTTGACATTAAATGAATGATGGATGTTAGTTCAATGCATAAAAAGGTCCACACACACGCACAGGTTTGGTTCAGGCCATGCGCGCCTTACCTTTCCTCTTTTAAGGCTAAGTGAGTGGATTTGGTACCTTAGgcccataaaattattttttaatttaaaataaattattatttaaattaataattacaattcCATTTAGAAAATCTTCTAGTTATaccatactttttaaaatgatatggcaccttttataattatatttgcaATAACGtttttaacaatcatataaaagTCTAATAtgcaataaattatgaaaaaattgcatatgaatattcaatgggaattaaatagtattttttatttttatatggttttcatGAGTTaaatattctttgatttttttaacattgccacataaaaaattaccaagacattatttttatatttttgtttaaaacttGCTTGATAagttatttattgaaaaaaacatgctactaataaaaaagaaatgagagtTTCGActctgaaaataaatttttaaaatttaaatctttcatattcttacaaatatatattttaatccccatataattaaataaaaataaactttgaaaattaCTCTGcgacataattaaaatttactgCTTAACTAATTAAGTCTTTAAAACTAAACGAAGTGCAAGATGCTTGTATTATTACTCTACTTTCTGTTAACTTGAGCTTTTACAATAAagtaagaaaaatgataaatgcCTCTTCTTTTAGGATGGAAAATAATACCTGTATACAGGCCTAGTTATCTTGCCTGCACTGCATTGCCAACAATATTCtaagttaattaaaaagaaaaggctttaaattgttttttaatattataaaatttatgttaaaggataaaatctcGACCCAATAACCTAAGATTTTATGTGAGatcttaagatatgatttatattattctctaaaacATCCTCTCACATAAAAATCTTTTAGGtttaaaacttgcacagactcacattaccttgtgcttaatttttatcaaataaatgagaatgATAAGATTCGaattcgtgaccgcttggtcatcaaagctctgataccatataaaaaatcaattcaacctaaaaacttaaatttataagtgaaatctcaagatataatttatattattgatctttaacaatttattaattgagaaattaaaatataatatatgcacttaataaaataaatttaaaaatatatgatctgataaattataaaaaatattaatattaattaaaaacaaaaataagaaattgatagtcttggtaaaaaataaaaaaataagtatactTGCAAAATATTTCATGAGTGCATGCCACAGATTCCTTGTACTTAATGGTTACATAAATGCAATAACCATGGAATAGAGAAAATAGCAAAGGCAGTGAAACCATTTTCAAAgccagttttttatttaattctagaacaattaaaataaatattcaaaagatTTTGAAGAATTAGAATTCTAGACAAAAAATGTAATTCTTTAGACAAAATCTTCCTTTCTTATTTATgcaattttcttatatatatatttgataaaaacatatttttttttattaacaacatgatatcttatttagaaaaaatatttttttattttgatgaaaacatgTCATTTATATTAGGAGCAAGTTTTCTTAGTAAATAATTtgtgaaaaatacataaaaaaattcacaataaaaaaatatattttattctcattaaatatccatatacaatatttttaaaaacgttttacaggatatatttattaaataattacaaaaaaaaaactcatgtagTTTAGTCCAAAATGCAATTACctgctataattttaaaaactatattttatatctTGAACTTTACGCGTACGTGTGCTAATAATATCTAATATCTTCAAAcataaaagtaataaaaatatataattatttacaagattgcaattataatcaatttaataactaaaaaacctaaaaaatattaatcttacaactttgtcattaaataaataGTCATAACTTTGTcattaaactaatattaaacCTTATCTGAAGCTAAAACTTTCATAGTATCATTTAACACCTTGTTTGCAGTAATTAACAACATCCTACAGAGTTTCTACTTTTACTATAAATGGTGCAATTTTAGCATGGATACAGATTGTGCTCTATATAAACCATAAAAGCTCAGAGTCGAGAACAGTTTCTTTCCATTTCACCCATAGGCATCCATTAACACTCACTGAGTAATTAAGAGATGAGGATGAAATTCCAGCAATTGTTTGTAGCAAATATAGTTTTGTTCCTGACAAATCATGTTTCGAGCTTCCATGAAAAATCCAACACAACTTTCACGCTGTTGGAAAAATAACAGCAGAAAACAAGATGAACAATCTAAGAATTTGtgttctagaaaaatatttggtaaattAAGCTGCAGCTCAATACCAATCAAACttctttcattaattttgatCTAATTTCTTAACAGAATAGTGAAAGACTCGCAAACTTGGCTCTTTGTTACTAGCTGCTGGTAGGTCATTGATGTTGTGCCTTATCAACACAAGATATGTCGAGGAAATTCCCCCAAATTGAATTTCAAGGTAGCAGAGAACGTTAAACAAGAGGCCGGTCATCAAGATTAGTTGGCGCCTTGGAAGTTGGAACATCCTCTTTTAATAATATCCCAACACCACTGCGGGACACGAAAAATGCAACGTGGAAATagctatatcttttttttttacatgcatGATATCTTAGGTCAATTTATACGTACGCGGCAAACTAGgtttttatactttaaaaaagacttgcaaaacaaaatttatattccACAGTCTATAGCCATCAATATTATAAtagacaaagaaaatcaaactgGATACCATGTTGAAATAGTCATAtcctgaaaaatatataaacaattgcTTGTCTTCaagaattcttaattaaaaactcCCACACTTGCATGAGAATATTTAGTAACTGCATGCATGATGGACATTTGATCTTGTCAAAGTCCTCACCAAAAAAAACACGAATCGTCCAATGCATTGATTTTGCGttcttgaaaataattgataacaaaaaaataaaaatgataatccATAATTTTTCTCCATAAATAACATGTATTCTTACAAAATATGGAACTTGTAAACCAACTCTGGTATCATGAGGAGTTTCCAAACTTCAACATCTCCAAAATTCCCTTCTTTCCTCActgttttcttcttgtttctgTCAACTTCATATGCACACAACTTTTTGCTAAGAGGTTCATCTCTATCAGTAGAAGATGATTCAGACATCCTTGTCTCACCGGATAAAACATTCTCCTGTGGGTTCTATGGGATGGGACAAAATGCTTATTGGTTCTCTATTTGGTTCACCAATTCCAAGGACAGGACTGTGGTTTGGATGGCCAACAGAGACAGACCTGCCAATGGCCGGGGCTCAAGAGTTTCTCTACGAGGAGATGGTGCCATGGTCTTGTACGATGTTGATGGCTCCATCATATGGGAGACTAACACCACCTCCACTGATGCTAGAATGGCAGAGCTTCTGGATACTGGTAACCTTGTTATTAAAGGCCC encodes:
- the LOC127905431 gene encoding putative glycine-rich cell wall structural protein 1 encodes the protein MVEPWEIFLILVCSLFAFCVLLKLLGVGGRLNSTCGCGDGNGDDGGDGGGGDGGGGDDSDDSDDGGDGDDGGGGGGGGGGDGGGGGDGGGDGGGGGGGGGGGGCGGC
- the LOC7454957 gene encoding PRA1 family protein A1, which codes for MDWGNVTAEDLIDALREVDWSSPPRPLSEFFSRFTLPKSSSKWNSRLKCNLYYYRTNYFIMMILIMGLGFLRRPLAIVAALLTALSIAFMNDSFAGTFSEKVMRTVRQFSPHLAAKMRPPLTPGIRGRPSAKRAIYICGRPRWFFVMIFSFVSFTLWYVSCGLLTVLWALAIGLLATILHASFRTPNLKARLNTFREEFRAVWRNYSEL